In Haemophilus parainfluenzae, one genomic interval encodes:
- a CDS encoding 4Fe-4S dicluster domain-containing protein has translation MNRFVIGDPKDCIGCNTCMAACSEVHKAFGLQSFPRLQVMRNDDVTVPILCRHCDDSPCATVCPVHAITHINDTIQLNESLCIGCKLCGIACPFGAITQHGSAPIDAPTYYEGFSFTDAVKRDIRTAPDNTDLHNMLAWQPGVKAIAVKCDLCYFREDGPACVQTCPTKTLFIISDESIKQANERKREMAMVSSPAIPR, from the coding sequence ATGAATCGTTTTGTAATCGGTGATCCGAAGGATTGCATTGGATGCAACACCTGTATGGCCGCTTGTAGCGAAGTGCATAAAGCTTTCGGATTACAATCTTTTCCACGCTTACAAGTCATGCGTAATGATGATGTAACCGTGCCAATTCTCTGTCGTCATTGTGATGATTCACCATGTGCTACCGTGTGTCCGGTGCACGCAATCACACATATTAATGACACCATTCAACTTAACGAAAGTCTCTGTATCGGTTGTAAACTTTGTGGTATTGCTTGCCCATTCGGTGCAATTACCCAACATGGTTCAGCACCGATTGACGCACCTACTTATTACGAAGGGTTCTCCTTCACCGATGCGGTAAAACGAGATATTCGTACAGCACCAGATAATACAGATTTACACAATATGCTGGCATGGCAACCAGGCGTGAAAGCCATTGCGGTGAAATGCGATCTTTGCTATTTCCGTGAAGATGGTCCGGCTTGTGTACAAACCTGTCCGACCAAAACCTTATTTATTATTAGTGATGAGAGTATCAAGCAGGCTAACGAAAGAAAACGTGAAATGGCAATGGTTTCTTCGCCTGCTATTCCAAGATAA
- a CDS encoding hydrogenase 4 subunit D → MERLALITIILPFVGAFIVGLNKKHFAQIATVFAALATLGTLLVAGQWFADGHQSVTYDIVAFDKTAIFGVTLDAVSTLIAFAVVALGFLICLYSCGYLTDKNREHPHNGLPRFYAFLLIFIGAMAGLVYSSTLAGQLLFFEITGGCSWALISYYQTPKAQAAAMKALIITHVGAIGLYIAAAYLFSQSGTFSITALEHLDPSAKTIVLFGVMFAAWGKSAQLPMQIWLPNAMEAPTPVSAYLHAASMVKVGVYIFARSVMSAGEIPHIVGEVGIIMAMITLIYGFLMYLPQTDLKRLLAYSTITQLSYIFIGISLAALGSKLAFVAAISYIFNHAFAKSLFFLVAGSLSYATGTRSMPLLRGIMRTMPVVGAGFGVAALAIAGVPPFNGFFSKYPLFAAGFELGQEYGWITWLMVLALVESTATFVWLLYKFGQCVIGKPSEAVAEAQPITFSMSIVLVILMVMSVCSSFIAAYWLGLAG, encoded by the coding sequence ATGGAACGTTTAGCTCTGATTACAATCATTTTACCTTTCGTAGGGGCGTTTATTGTCGGTTTGAACAAAAAACATTTTGCTCAAATTGCCACCGTATTTGCTGCGCTTGCTACGCTGGGAACCTTGTTAGTCGCAGGACAATGGTTTGCCGATGGTCATCAAAGCGTCACTTATGACATCGTCGCTTTTGATAAAACCGCGATCTTTGGTGTAACGCTTGATGCAGTCAGTACATTAATTGCCTTTGCCGTTGTGGCCTTAGGTTTCTTAATCTGCTTATATTCTTGTGGTTACTTAACCGATAAAAACCGTGAACACCCACATAATGGGTTACCACGTTTTTATGCATTCTTGCTCATCTTTATCGGTGCCATGGCGGGCTTGGTGTATTCCTCAACTTTAGCAGGACAATTATTGTTCTTCGAAATTACTGGGGGATGTTCTTGGGCATTAATCAGTTATTACCAAACACCAAAAGCTCAAGCCGCCGCAATGAAAGCCTTGATTATCACCCACGTGGGGGCAATTGGGTTATATATTGCCGCAGCCTATTTATTCAGCCAATCAGGTACTTTCTCTATCACTGCGTTAGAACATTTAGATCCGAGTGCGAAAACCATCGTGTTATTCGGTGTGATGTTTGCTGCGTGGGGTAAATCAGCACAATTACCAATGCAAATTTGGTTGCCGAATGCGATGGAAGCACCAACACCGGTGAGTGCGTATTTGCACGCCGCATCAATGGTTAAAGTTGGGGTGTATATCTTCGCTCGTTCAGTAATGTCTGCTGGTGAGATTCCACATATTGTGGGTGAAGTCGGCATCATCATGGCGATGATTACCTTAATTTACGGCTTCTTAATGTACTTGCCACAAACTGACTTAAAACGTTTATTGGCATATTCAACCATTACCCAACTTTCTTATATTTTCATTGGGATTTCTCTTGCTGCATTAGGCTCTAAATTGGCCTTTGTGGCAGCGATTAGCTACATCTTCAACCATGCTTTCGCGAAAAGCTTGTTCTTCTTGGTCGCTGGTTCGTTAAGTTATGCAACAGGAACCCGTTCTATGCCATTGTTACGAGGTATTATGCGTACAATGCCAGTGGTCGGTGCAGGATTTGGCGTAGCCGCGTTAGCTATTGCCGGGGTGCCGCCGTTTAATGGATTCTTCAGTAAATATCCATTATTTGCGGCCGGATTTGAGTTAGGCCAAGAGTACGGTTGGATCACTTGGTTGATGGTGCTTGCTTTAGTTGAATCTACCGCGACATTCGTATGGTTGTTGTATAAATTCGGACAATGTGTCATCGGTAAACCATCAGAAGCAGTGGCTGAAGCACAACCAATTACGTTTTCAATGAGTATCGTATTAGTGATTCTCATGGTGATGTCTGTATGTTCTAGCTTCATTGCTGCATATTGGCTAGGTTTGGCGGGTTAG
- a CDS encoding respiratory chain complex I subunit 1 family protein: MITLPSEIATSAGMFVFAIVQALVLLALAPLFSGISRMIRARIQSRRGPGVLQDYRDIAKLMKRQNIWPDNAGWVSKVMPYVLISTVMVVAMSLPLFTRVAPFGAGSDLITVIYLFALFRFFFSIAGLDSNSTFSSLGASREVTLGVLVEPILMLAFLVIALIAGSTNFAVIGNALSENTWQYPIATVIAIAAAFFAVFIEMGKIPFDLAEAEQELQEGPLTEYSGPALALLKVGLSLKSMVVASIFVSVLLPFGIPTEMSLSAVILGGVLFFVKLLVVFVLACVFENTLSRTRFMLTGRLTVVGFGISVLAFVFYFTGL, translated from the coding sequence ATGATTACGTTACCTTCAGAAATTGCAACATCTGCCGGAATGTTTGTTTTTGCCATTGTGCAAGCCTTGGTTTTGCTTGCCCTTGCACCGTTATTTTCCGGTATTTCACGTATGATCCGCGCTCGTATTCAATCTCGTCGCGGTCCTGGCGTGTTACAAGATTATCGCGATATTGCGAAATTAATGAAACGTCAAAATATTTGGCCTGACAATGCGGGTTGGGTTTCTAAAGTGATGCCTTATGTGCTAATTAGCACTGTGATGGTAGTCGCCATGAGCTTGCCTTTATTTACCCGTGTCGCACCGTTTGGCGCAGGCAGTGATTTAATCACTGTGATTTATTTATTCGCCTTGTTCCGTTTCTTCTTCTCAATTGCGGGTTTGGATTCAAACAGCACATTCTCAAGTTTAGGGGCGAGCCGTGAAGTCACATTAGGTGTCTTGGTAGAGCCAATTCTCATGTTGGCATTCCTTGTGATTGCTTTAATTGCTGGTTCAACCAATTTTGCGGTTATCGGTAATGCACTTTCCGAAAACACTTGGCAATATCCAATTGCGACAGTGATTGCTATCGCCGCAGCATTCTTCGCCGTATTTATTGAAATGGGTAAAATCCCATTCGATTTGGCGGAAGCGGAGCAAGAATTACAAGAAGGTCCATTGACAGAATACTCTGGTCCAGCACTCGCCTTATTAAAAGTCGGCTTAAGCTTAAAATCCATGGTTGTAGCATCTATCTTTGTGAGCGTGTTGCTTCCGTTTGGTATCCCAACAGAGATGAGCTTAAGTGCGGTCATTTTAGGCGGTGTTTTATTCTTCGTGAAATTATTAGTGGTATTCGTGTTGGCTTGTGTCTTTGAAAACACACTCTCTCGTACCCGCTTTATGTTAACAGGACGTTTAACCGTGGTCGGCTTCGGCATTTCTGTGTTGGCGTTTGTATTTTACTTCACTGGGTTGTAA
- a CDS encoding NADH-quinone oxidoreductase subunit C, with translation MELTKNTSVDPAKMIGKNYIEAVNAKFPNTILDEEWSTPNQVTLTIKTNMLPDVVEYLYYQHEGWLPLVFGNDERSIHGNYAVYYVLSMEGEVKTFITIKALVDPVSLEFPSVTPKVKAAVWGERELFDMYGLKAVGLPDQRRLVLPDDWPDDLYPLRKDSMDYRLRPDPTTATETYEFINEKGEARIVPLGPLHITSDEPGHFRLFVDGEDIIDADYRLFYVHRGMEKLAETRMDYDQVNFLADRVCGICGFTHSVAYANSVESALGIQIPKRAEWIRAILLEVERLHSHLLNLGLSSHFTGFDTGFMQFFRVREKSMTLAEVLTGARKTYGINLIGGVRRDMLKHQREQCIKLIGEMREELKTLTDILLNTPNMEQRTVGVGVLAKDIARDFSPVGPMIRGSGFARDVRKVHPFSGYGDVPFNLFTEANGDVLSRVKVRINEVFESMNIIDYMVDNLPSGEILKEGFNYTPGRFALGITEAPRGEDIHWSMLGDNQKLFRWRCRAATYANWPTLRYMLRGNTVSDAPLIIGSLDPCYSCTDRVTVVDVRKRKAKTVDYKEIERYGIERKNSPLK, from the coding sequence ATGGAATTAACTAAAAATACATCAGTCGATCCAGCCAAAATGATTGGCAAAAATTACATTGAAGCAGTCAATGCAAAATTTCCAAATACCATTTTGGATGAGGAGTGGTCAACACCAAATCAGGTTACACTTACCATTAAAACCAATATGTTACCTGATGTTGTTGAATACCTTTATTATCAACATGAAGGTTGGTTACCGTTGGTATTCGGGAATGATGAGCGTTCAATTCATGGAAACTATGCAGTGTACTACGTGCTTTCCATGGAAGGGGAAGTGAAAACTTTTATCACCATTAAAGCCTTAGTTGATCCTGTGAGCTTAGAATTTCCATCTGTGACACCAAAAGTCAAAGCGGCGGTTTGGGGCGAGCGTGAATTATTCGATATGTATGGTTTGAAAGCCGTCGGTTTGCCTGACCAACGCCGCTTAGTGTTGCCAGATGATTGGCCAGATGATCTTTATCCATTACGTAAAGACTCAATGGATTACCGTTTACGTCCCGATCCGACAACTGCGACAGAAACATACGAATTTATTAACGAAAAAGGCGAAGCACGTATCGTGCCACTTGGCCCGTTACATATCACTTCCGATGAACCTGGACACTTCCGTTTGTTCGTGGATGGGGAAGATATCATTGATGCGGACTATCGTTTGTTCTATGTGCACCGTGGTATGGAAAAATTGGCGGAAACCCGTATGGATTACGACCAAGTTAACTTCCTGGCTGACCGTGTATGTGGGATTTGTGGTTTCACACATAGTGTGGCCTACGCCAATTCTGTGGAAAGCGCTTTAGGGATTCAAATTCCAAAACGCGCTGAATGGATTCGTGCGATTTTATTAGAAGTAGAACGTTTACATAGTCACTTATTAAACTTAGGTCTATCTAGCCACTTTACCGGCTTTGATACTGGCTTTATGCAATTCTTCCGCGTTCGTGAGAAATCTATGACCTTGGCAGAAGTGCTAACCGGTGCACGTAAAACCTATGGTATTAACCTTATCGGTGGTGTGCGTCGCGATATGTTGAAACATCAACGTGAGCAATGTATCAAACTTATCGGCGAAATGCGTGAAGAACTCAAAACCTTGACTGATATTTTATTAAATACACCGAATATGGAACAACGTACGGTAGGTGTCGGTGTATTGGCAAAAGATATCGCTCGTGACTTTAGTCCGGTTGGTCCAATGATTCGTGGTTCTGGCTTTGCTCGTGATGTGCGTAAAGTACATCCGTTCTCCGGTTATGGCGATGTTCCTTTCAATCTCTTCACTGAAGCCAATGGTGACGTATTATCCCGTGTGAAAGTGCGTATTAATGAAGTGTTTGAATCCATGAATATTATTGATTACATGGTGGATAACTTGCCAAGTGGTGAAATCTTAAAAGAAGGTTTCAATTATACGCCTGGACGTTTTGCTTTAGGGATTACCGAAGCTCCACGTGGCGAAGATATTCACTGGTCAATGCTAGGCGACAACCAAAAACTTTTCCGTTGGCGTTGTCGTGCTGCCACTTATGCTAACTGGCCAACCTTACGCTACATGCTGCGTGGCAATACAGTGTCTGATGCACCACTTATTATTGGTAGTCTTGACCCTTGCTATTCTTGTACCGACCGTGTCACTGTGGTGGATGTGCGTAAACGCAAAGCGAAAACCGTGGATTATAAAGAAATTGAACGCTACGGTATTGAACGTAAAAATTCACCATTGAAATAG
- the hybG gene encoding hydrogenase maturation factor HybG — MCLGIPGQIIQVADSALQLAVVDVCGVKREVNISLICQDDPKPLVGKWVLVHVGFAMTIIDEEEAKQTQEALIAMSQLEHEVGDFLGLNQK; from the coding sequence ATGTGTTTAGGTATTCCGGGACAGATCATTCAAGTAGCTGACAGCGCATTACAGCTTGCTGTAGTCGATGTCTGCGGAGTAAAAAGAGAAGTTAATATTTCATTAATTTGTCAGGATGACCCAAAACCTCTAGTTGGCAAATGGGTTCTCGTACATGTGGGTTTCGCCATGACAATTATTGATGAAGAAGAAGCCAAACAGACGCAAGAAGCCTTAATTGCGATGAGCCAGCTAGAACACGAAGTCGGCGATTTTCTTGGACTCAATCAAAAATAA
- a CDS encoding formate hydrogenlyase complex iron-sulfur subunit, with product MFKLLKTVFKAGDVTTKYPFKPYEVDDDFRGKPELNSDQCIVCAACTIACPANALTMRTDPVTGDRTWSLFLGRCIFCGRCEEVCPTKAIRLSQDFELSVTNKQDLFQETTFATVTCQECGKPFISYKELNYTIDLFKQTLDKPELVKQKLAELHTCPVCKRQHSLEKTANMESNMRMKLIDFKEPVRLNFKKALEQREQSAVDLPNVLAGGERR from the coding sequence ATGTTTAAATTACTAAAAACGGTATTTAAAGCAGGTGATGTTACCACCAAATATCCGTTCAAACCTTATGAAGTAGATGATGATTTTAGAGGAAAACCGGAACTTAATTCTGATCAATGTATTGTCTGTGCGGCTTGTACCATTGCCTGTCCAGCTAATGCGTTAACCATGAGAACGGATCCGGTGACAGGCGACCGTACATGGTCATTATTCCTTGGTCGTTGTATTTTCTGCGGTCGTTGTGAAGAGGTTTGTCCAACCAAAGCTATTCGCTTGTCACAAGATTTTGAGCTCTCAGTGACCAATAAACAGGATCTTTTTCAAGAAACAACCTTTGCTACAGTGACTTGTCAGGAATGTGGTAAACCGTTTATTTCTTATAAAGAATTGAATTACACCATTGATTTATTCAAACAAACTTTGGATAAACCTGAATTAGTGAAACAAAAATTGGCGGAGTTGCATACTTGTCCGGTTTGTAAACGTCAGCACAGCTTAGAAAAAACCGCGAATATGGAATCCAACATGCGGATGAAATTAATCGACTTTAAAGAGCCGGTTCGCTTGAATTTCAAAAAAGCGCTCGAGCAACGAGAACAAAGTGCGGTTGATTTACCTAACGTTTTAGCAGGAGGCGAAAGACGATGA
- a CDS encoding NADH-quinone oxidoreductase subunit B family protein: MNTQIPMPVNGISTPFSIDENIAKMKQTLLKDIQRSAYVYRVDCGGCNGCEIEIFSTITPTFDAERFGIKVVASPRHADILLFTGAVTRAMRTPAMRAYQAAPDPKICISYGACGCGGGIFHDLYCVWGGSDQIVPIDVYIPGCPPTPAATIYGFAVALGLLDQKLKGKQEKADPNAEAKLRFPTIPLDLRISLEREARRLAGYRQGGNIANQFMAMMTENDKVPFGVRLGEYLEREADPRLSEIVNRLHAISLPFSG; this comes from the coding sequence ATGAACACACAAATTCCAATGCCGGTCAATGGCATATCAACACCGTTTAGTATTGATGAAAATATTGCCAAAATGAAACAAACGTTACTGAAAGATATTCAACGTTCAGCTTACGTTTATCGTGTGGACTGCGGCGGTTGTAATGGGTGTGAAATCGAAATTTTTAGTACCATTACGCCAACATTCGATGCGGAACGTTTTGGTATTAAAGTGGTGGCTTCACCTCGTCACGCGGACATTTTATTGTTCACTGGTGCGGTTACCCGTGCGATGCGTACGCCAGCAATGCGTGCTTACCAAGCTGCGCCCGATCCTAAAATCTGTATTTCTTACGGGGCCTGTGGTTGTGGTGGCGGTATTTTCCATGATCTTTATTGTGTTTGGGGGGGGAGTGATCAAATTGTACCAATCGATGTGTACATCCCAGGCTGTCCTCCAACTCCAGCAGCGACCATTTATGGATTCGCGGTAGCACTTGGTTTGCTTGATCAAAAGCTCAAAGGTAAACAAGAAAAAGCTGATCCTAACGCAGAAGCTAAATTACGTTTCCCAACTATTCCGTTGGATTTGCGTATTAGTCTTGAACGTGAAGCGCGTCGTCTTGCCGGTTATCGTCAAGGCGGTAACATCGCTAACCAATTTATGGCAATGATGACAGAAAATGACAAAGTGCCATTTGGTGTACGTTTAGGTGAATACCTAGAACGCGAAGCCGATCCGCGTTTAAGCGAAATCGTCAATCGTTTGCATGC
- the hyfE gene encoding hydrogenase 4 membrane subunit: MLMINGLACLLIITSLCVIMVRTAKKAALFYSLQSLVLVLLFVYLANEMQAHELYMWSISAFITKVVLVPAILIYAMKKVDESQTPAGINVAWLIPITAVIVTLCYFVVVPIDLPLVAHLKPALSVSLSHFLLGLVCIVSQRNIVKQVFGYCLMENGSHLTLALLANKAPELVEIGIATDAIFAVIIMVVLVNKIYRTFHSLDAKQLMSLKG, translated from the coding sequence ATGTTAATGATAAATGGACTTGCGTGTTTACTCATTATTACCTCTCTTTGCGTAATTATGGTTCGAACCGCCAAAAAAGCTGCGTTATTTTACAGTTTGCAATCATTGGTGTTGGTATTACTGTTTGTTTATCTTGCCAATGAAATGCAAGCCCATGAACTTTATATGTGGTCAATTAGCGCATTTATTACCAAAGTGGTTTTGGTGCCAGCGATTTTAATCTATGCGATGAAAAAAGTTGATGAAAGTCAAACTCCGGCTGGAATAAATGTCGCTTGGTTGATCCCGATCACAGCAGTGATAGTCACATTGTGCTACTTTGTTGTTGTCCCAATCGATTTACCGTTGGTTGCACATCTTAAACCGGCATTATCAGTGTCATTAAGTCACTTCTTATTAGGTTTAGTGTGCATTGTTAGCCAACGCAATATCGTAAAACAAGTATTCGGTTATTGTTTGATGGAAAACGGTTCTCATCTCACATTAGCCTTATTGGCAAATAAAGCACCTGAGTTAGTGGAAATCGGAATTGCCACAGATGCTATCTTTGCCGTCATCATAATGGTGGTGTTGGTAAACAAAATTTACCGTACATTCCATTCATTAGATGCAAAACAACTTATGAGTTTGAAGGGGTAA
- the hyfB gene encoding hydrogenase 4 subunit B gives MSLPINLLITTLLIYVVGAFISLAVRRNEQLSINISGVTGVLAGVLGIVACIPVLISSDTVVDVFKTPFEFASFSIRIDGLAAFMVCVISLLVIVTALYSFSYVKEYKGKGAGSMGFFMNLFIASMVALVTSDNAFYFLVFFEMMSLASYFLVLTEQDDNAVNAGLLYFFIAHAGSVLIMIAFFIFYCYAGSFEFSAFRQTTLPAPLAFTAFILAFLGFGAKAGMIPLHSWLPKAHPAAPSHASAMMSGVMVKIGIFGIIKVGVDLLGSTNVWYGVIVLGFGAVSSVLGVLYALAEHDIKKLLAYHTVENIGIIMMGVGVGMIGIATHHPVLATVGLLGGLYHLLNHAVFKGLLFLGAGSVMYRLHTKDMDLMGGLGKLMPYTAFCFLIGTMAISALPPFNGFVSEWFTYQSLFTLSQSDDFVLKLAGPIAIIMLALTGALAALCFVKVYGISFGGAPRSEKAANAREVPKPMVIAMAVLALCCVLLGVGASVVTPIIAKISTALAHSEPLMLAQNGVVVAQAEPHTALSTPMVTIMLLAFFFLPFSFYAFTKNQRLSDRAKGNPWACGYAYEQDMAASAGSFTRPLRTIFKSLYTLREVLDPAPLGDKGIQAVIKGATKAEPFWEEKVTMPIARFIPWLGTKIQWLQQGDFRVYCVYFVIALVAILLSIALM, from the coding sequence ATGAGTTTACCTATCAATTTACTCATCACGACCCTGTTGATTTATGTCGTAGGTGCGTTTATTTCGCTCGCAGTGAGACGAAACGAACAACTTTCAATCAATATATCCGGCGTGACCGGTGTACTTGCTGGAGTGTTAGGTATTGTTGCCTGCATCCCCGTTCTGATCAGCAGCGACACAGTCGTTGATGTTTTCAAAACCCCATTTGAATTTGCCTCGTTCTCCATCCGTATTGACGGATTGGCGGCGTTTATGGTGTGCGTCATTTCTTTATTAGTGATTGTGACCGCACTTTATTCTTTCTCTTATGTAAAAGAATATAAAGGTAAAGGCGCAGGTTCCATGGGCTTCTTTATGAATTTATTTATCGCTTCCATGGTTGCGTTAGTCACCAGCGATAATGCGTTCTACTTCCTTGTATTCTTTGAAATGATGTCATTGGCATCTTATTTCTTAGTCCTTACCGAACAAGATGACAACGCCGTAAATGCGGGCTTGCTTTATTTCTTTATTGCGCATGCTGGTTCGGTATTAATTATGATCGCTTTCTTCATTTTCTACTGCTATGCCGGTAGTTTTGAATTTAGCGCATTCCGTCAAACCACTTTACCGGCACCGCTTGCCTTTACCGCCTTTATTTTGGCATTTTTAGGTTTTGGCGCCAAAGCAGGGATGATTCCATTACACAGCTGGTTACCGAAAGCTCACCCGGCTGCACCTTCTCATGCATCTGCAATGATGTCTGGTGTGATGGTGAAAATCGGTATCTTCGGGATCATCAAAGTCGGTGTCGATCTTCTCGGTTCTACCAATGTTTGGTATGGTGTTATCGTACTTGGTTTTGGTGCGGTATCCTCCGTACTCGGCGTACTTTATGCCTTGGCAGAACATGACATCAAAAAACTCTTGGCTTATCACACGGTAGAAAATATCGGTATCATTATGATGGGTGTGGGCGTTGGTATGATTGGTATCGCGACACATCATCCAGTGTTGGCAACCGTGGGCTTACTTGGTGGTTTATACCACTTACTTAACCATGCTGTATTCAAAGGCTTGTTATTCTTAGGTGCAGGTTCAGTAATGTATCGCTTGCATACTAAAGACATGGACTTAATGGGCGGCTTAGGCAAACTTATGCCTTACACTGCATTCTGTTTCTTAATCGGTACCATGGCGATTTCGGCATTGCCACCGTTTAACGGTTTTGTCAGTGAATGGTTTACTTATCAATCTTTATTCACCTTAAGCCAAAGTGATGATTTCGTCTTAAAACTTGCTGGTCCGATTGCCATCATTATGTTGGCATTGACGGGTGCGTTAGCGGCACTTTGTTTCGTGAAAGTGTACGGTATCAGCTTCGGTGGTGCACCACGTAGTGAAAAAGCAGCTAATGCACGCGAAGTACCAAAACCAATGGTGATTGCCATGGCGGTATTAGCGTTATGTTGTGTGTTGTTAGGTGTGGGCGCATCAGTGGTGACCCCAATAATTGCGAAAATTTCGACCGCACTTGCTCATAGCGAACCGCTCATGTTGGCTCAAAATGGCGTAGTGGTTGCACAAGCTGAACCGCATACTGCACTTTCAACACCAATGGTGACTATCATGTTATTGGCATTTTTCTTCTTGCCATTTAGTTTCTATGCGTTCACCAAAAATCAACGTTTATCCGATCGTGCAAAAGGCAATCCATGGGCTTGTGGTTATGCTTATGAACAAGATATGGCTGCCTCTGCAGGCAGTTTCACTCGTCCGTTACGTACGATTTTCAAATCGCTTTATACCTTGCGTGAAGTGTTGGATCCTGCACCTTTAGGTGATAAAGGCATCCAAGCGGTAATTAAAGGCGCAACAAAAGCTGAACCTTTCTGGGAAGAAAAAGTGACCATGCCTATCGCTCGTTTTATTCCTTGGTTAGGAACAAAAATCCAATGGTTGCAACAAGGTGACTTCCGTGTGTACTGCGTGTACTTCGTGATTGCCTTGGTGGCAATACTACTTTCCATTGCGTTGATGTAG
- a CDS encoding hydrogenase 4 subunit F gives MYEQWIIALLIAPLAISLASFACGVTKARTICTALHVTGLILMLAFALQIINGVLTQGEISALNNWVYIDSLSAIFLGLIAIVGTLAGIYSIGYISTEYREGHLDLKTYCNYYGFLHLFFFTMIISVITNNVILMWAAIEATTLSSAFLVGTYKQKTSLEAAWKYIIICSVGVAFGLYGTILTFSNGTNLLADPSQAIFWTEINQQAAGLNPMLMYLAFAFILVGFGTKCGLFPMHTWLSDAHSEAPSPVSAILSAVLLNCAMLVVLRYYILVSKAVGSTYPQTLLLVFGLLSVLVAALFIIVQFDIKRLLAYSSIENMGLISFAFGLGGPIGVFAGLLHTINHSLAKTLLFCASGNILLKYKTRDMNQVRGLWRVAPMTAVLFAGGALALGGIPPFNVFVSEFSIAVAGIYAGKTWLMVFCLILLTIVLAGLSLMVLKTVLGKQPDNVEVGDVNKVSLVAMAILLLFMFIMGIHIAEPILQLLKSAVGIVLGSEQVSFGEMLVLPWQSLAQ, from the coding sequence ATGTATGAACAATGGATAATCGCGTTATTAATCGCACCTTTAGCAATATCACTTGCCAGTTTCGCTTGTGGCGTGACAAAAGCACGGACAATTTGTACCGCACTTCATGTTACAGGTTTGATTTTGATGTTAGCATTTGCCTTACAAATTATTAATGGCGTGCTAACTCAGGGGGAAATCAGTGCATTAAATAACTGGGTTTACATCGACAGTCTATCTGCTATTTTCTTAGGTCTTATCGCTATTGTTGGAACGTTAGCCGGTATTTATTCTATCGGTTACATTAGTACTGAATATCGCGAAGGGCATCTTGATTTGAAAACATACTGCAATTATTACGGCTTTTTGCATTTGTTTTTCTTCACCATGATCATTTCTGTGATCACCAATAATGTGATTTTGATGTGGGCAGCCATTGAAGCAACCACATTAAGTTCAGCATTCTTGGTCGGTACATACAAACAAAAAACCTCTCTTGAGGCTGCATGGAAATACATCATTATTTGTTCAGTTGGGGTGGCGTTTGGATTGTATGGCACAATTTTAACGTTCTCTAATGGAACAAATCTTTTAGCTGATCCAAGCCAAGCTATTTTCTGGACAGAAATCAATCAACAGGCAGCAGGTTTAAATCCAATGCTCATGTATCTTGCTTTTGCCTTTATTTTGGTTGGGTTTGGTACTAAGTGCGGTCTATTTCCAATGCATACTTGGTTATCTGATGCACACAGTGAGGCGCCAAGTCCTGTGAGTGCGATTCTATCTGCTGTATTATTGAATTGTGCCATGTTGGTGGTATTGCGTTATTACATCTTAGTTTCTAAAGCAGTCGGTTCTACATACCCGCAAACCTTATTGTTGGTATTTGGTTTACTCTCTGTATTAGTGGCGGCGTTGTTTATTATCGTCCAATTCGACATCAAACGTTTATTGGCATATTCCAGTATTGAAAACATGGGGTTAATTAGCTTTGCCTTTGGTTTAGGTGGCCCAATCGGTGTATTTGCGGGTTTATTACATACCATCAACCATAGTTTAGCGAAAACCTTGTTATTCTGTGCTTCAGGTAACATATTATTAAAATATAAAACCCGTGATATGAACCAAGTACGTGGTTTATGGCGTGTAGCACCAATGACGGCGGTGTTATTTGCCGGTGGTGCGTTAGCACTAGGTGGTATCCCACCATTTAACGTGTTCGTCAGTGAATTCAGTATTGCTGTTGCCGGTATTTACGCAGGTAAAACTTGGTTAATGGTGTTCTGTTTAATTTTACTCACTATCGTGTTAGCTGGATTGTCTTTAATGGTATTAAAAACCGTATTAGGCAAACAACCGGATAATGTTGAAGTGGGGGATGTGAACAAAGTTTCACTCGTGGCGATGGCAATTTTATTGTTATTCATGTTTATTATGGGTATTCATATTGCCGAACCAATTTTGCAGTTATTAAAAAGTGCGGTCGGAATTGTACTCGGATCTGAACAAGTGTCTTTTGGTGAAATGTTAGTTTTACCTTGGCAAAGTTTAGCGCAATGA